The following proteins are co-located in the Microcystis wesenbergii NRERC-220 genome:
- the gpmI gene encoding 2,3-bisphosphoglycerate-independent phosphoglycerate mutase, with protein sequence MTHAPISPVVLVILDGWGYRPQRSDNAIAMAKTPIMDSLWEVYPHTLIRTSAKDVGLPEGQMGNSEVGHLNIGAGRVVPQELVRISDAIEDGSIQQNQALLKLCGEIRPKKSKLHLIGLCSEGGVHSHLDHLLGLLDLAKVQGISDVCIHVITDGRDTNVTDGMPAIKRIQEHINKISLGRLVTLSGRYYAMDRDRRWDRVEKAYNVMTSDQGIDGRSITEVLQAFYDQNITDEFIPPTRIAPGAIEAGDGVIFYNFRPDRARQLCYALTMPDFEDFDRDLISPLSFVTFTQYDPKLPVDVAFAPQNLNNILGQVIAQQGLKQFRCAETEKYPHVTYFFNGGLEKPFEGEVRELIPSPKVATYDQAPAMSAAAVTAAVSAAIEQGIYSLVVVNYANPDMVGHTGILDAAMKAVETVDLCLAKLLSSINKLGGTVLITADHGNAETMVDESGNAWTAHTTNPVPLILIEGEQRKIPGHGGDVQLRDDGRLADIAPTILEILSIPVPVEMTGRSLIKPAEVEIKASRTPVRISL encoded by the coding sequence ATGACCCACGCACCTATATCCCCAGTCGTGCTGGTTATCCTTGATGGTTGGGGTTATCGCCCGCAAAGGTCGGATAATGCGATCGCAATGGCGAAAACCCCGATTATGGATAGTCTCTGGGAAGTGTATCCCCACACCTTAATCCGCACCTCCGCTAAGGATGTGGGACTACCAGAAGGACAGATGGGCAACTCGGAAGTTGGCCACCTGAATATCGGAGCGGGGCGGGTTGTACCACAAGAATTAGTACGAATTTCCGATGCGATCGAAGATGGTTCGATTCAACAAAATCAGGCTTTATTAAAACTCTGCGGGGAGATTCGCCCCAAAAAAAGCAAATTACACCTAATTGGTTTATGTTCTGAGGGGGGAGTCCATTCCCATCTCGATCACTTACTGGGATTATTAGACTTAGCGAAAGTGCAAGGGATTAGCGATGTCTGCATTCATGTCATCACCGATGGTCGCGATACTAATGTCACCGACGGAATGCCAGCTATTAAACGGATTCAAGAACATATTAATAAAATCAGTCTCGGTCGCCTGGTGACTCTCAGTGGCCGTTATTATGCCATGGATCGGGATCGCCGTTGGGATCGGGTGGAAAAAGCCTATAACGTGATGACCAGTGATCAAGGTATCGACGGGCGATCGATTACTGAAGTATTACAGGCATTTTATGATCAAAATATTACCGATGAATTTATTCCCCCCACCAGAATTGCCCCGGGGGCGATCGAAGCGGGCGATGGGGTGATATTCTATAATTTCCGTCCCGATCGAGCTAGACAGTTATGTTATGCCCTGACTATGCCCGATTTTGAAGATTTCGATCGAGATTTAATTTCTCCGCTCAGTTTTGTCACTTTCACCCAATACGATCCGAAATTACCGGTAGATGTGGCCTTTGCTCCCCAGAATTTAAATAATATTTTAGGACAGGTGATCGCTCAACAGGGATTAAAACAGTTTCGTTGTGCGGAAACCGAAAAATATCCCCACGTCACCTACTTTTTTAATGGGGGGTTAGAAAAACCCTTTGAGGGAGAAGTGCGCGAATTAATTCCTAGTCCAAAAGTCGCCACCTATGACCAAGCGCCGGCCATGTCGGCAGCCGCGGTGACAGCAGCGGTCTCTGCGGCGATCGAACAGGGGATCTATAGTCTCGTGGTGGTCAATTACGCTAACCCCGATATGGTGGGTCATACGGGCATTTTAGACGCGGCCATGAAAGCAGTGGAAACGGTGGATCTATGCTTGGCTAAGTTGTTAAGTAGCATCAATAAATTGGGGGGAACAGTGTTAATCACTGCCGACCACGGTAACGCGGAAACGATGGTGGATGAGTCGGGTAATGCTTGGACAGCCCATACGACTAATCCCGTTCCTTTAATTTTAATTGAAGGGGAACAGAGAAAAATACCAGGCCATGGTGGCGATGTGCAGCTGCGGGATGATGGTCGTTTAGCCGATATTGCCCCCACTATCCTGGAAATTCTCTCTATTCCCGTCCCAGTAGAAATGACTGGGCGATCGCTGATTAAACCGGCCGAAGTGGAAATTAAAGCCAGTCGCACTCCCGTCCGCATCTCGCTTTAA
- a CDS encoding peptidase encodes MLRGRFSFLGLAALASLLLFSYSLIADSRSLPELKTHPLPANLAQWQEQNQSGDYFDAVEISPVGALIWSQFPVKIYVHSDRSSWLSLVQQAIAEWGQYLPIELVNRAELADILIKRELPPSGVRFNAETGKLELPRVRSAVTQYEIFVKENRLTHRMSIQISPNLADRSALAAARHELGHALGIWGHSPLETDVMYFAQTRDIAPISSRDINTLKKVYQQPTKLGWQMDQLGYLIPE; translated from the coding sequence ATGCTAAGAGGTCGGTTCTCTTTTCTAGGACTCGCAGCCTTGGCGAGTCTTTTGCTGTTTTCCTATTCTTTGATCGCCGACAGTCGATCGCTACCAGAGTTAAAAACCCATCCTTTACCCGCTAATTTAGCCCAATGGCAAGAGCAAAACCAGTCCGGGGATTATTTTGATGCTGTGGAAATCAGCCCCGTGGGGGCGTTGATTTGGTCGCAATTTCCCGTGAAGATTTACGTTCATAGCGATCGCAGTTCTTGGCTGAGTTTAGTACAACAGGCGATCGCTGAATGGGGGCAGTATTTGCCGATCGAGTTGGTAAATCGGGCAGAATTGGCCGATATCCTCATTAAACGAGAGTTACCGCCGTCGGGAGTTCGTTTTAATGCCGAAACCGGCAAGTTAGAACTGCCTCGGGTGCGTTCTGCCGTAACACAATACGAGATTTTTGTCAAGGAAAATCGCTTAACTCATCGGATGAGTATCCAGATTAGTCCTAATTTAGCCGATCGGTCGGCCTTAGCGGCAGCGCGGCACGAATTAGGTCACGCTTTGGGAATTTGGGGTCATAGTCCCCTGGAGACGGATGTGATGTATTTCGCTCAAACTAGAGATATTGCCCCGATTTCTAGCCGGGATATTAACACTTTAAAAAAGGTTTATCAGCAGCCAACTAAGTTAGGTTGGCAGATGGATCAGCTAGGGTATCTAATACCTGAATAG
- a CDS encoding nicotinate-nucleotide adenylyltransferase translates to MLKIALFGTSADPPTAGHQAILKWLSEQYDIVAVWAADNPFKNHQTSLEHRLRMLNLLIRDIQTPRDNIQLRRELSDRRSLISVEKAQTIWGEQEEYTLVIGSDLAGQIRHWYRSQELLEKVKILVIPRPGYPINQDDIEQLQTLGGDCLIADVFAPAVSSTDYREKGDKQAVPAPIKDYIEGQKLYP, encoded by the coding sequence ATGCTTAAAATTGCCCTTTTTGGAACCAGTGCCGATCCTCCTACTGCCGGTCATCAAGCCATACTAAAATGGTTATCGGAACAGTACGATATCGTTGCAGTTTGGGCTGCCGATAATCCCTTTAAAAATCATCAAACCAGTCTCGAACATCGTCTGAGGATGTTAAATTTGCTCATCCGGGACATTCAAACCCCAAGGGATAATATACAACTGCGACGAGAATTAAGCGATCGACGTAGCTTAATTAGTGTGGAAAAAGCGCAAACAATTTGGGGAGAACAGGAGGAATATACCCTAGTCATTGGTTCTGATTTAGCGGGACAAATTAGGCACTGGTATCGCAGCCAAGAATTACTAGAAAAAGTCAAAATTCTCGTGATTCCTCGTCCCGGTTATCCTATTAACCAAGATGATATTGAACAACTGCAAACATTAGGGGGTGATTGTCTGATTGCCGATGTCTTTGCTCCGGCTGTATCCTCAACAGATTATCGAGAAAAAGGCGATAAACAGGCTGTTCCCGCACCGATTAAAGATTATATCGAAGGTCAAAAACTTTACCCATGA
- a CDS encoding S8 family peptidase: MSQRSRRLPHLYLRNNDKFRESVNYTSPLSVNAPPPPDRNRIEHAAKLELAIGEAITKARQQLESRLSEIAVGQPGFYLEFQVTKDQANAFENLGDKRKKIELVAVKPSPDQENIVKATVFVPESATEFFENKVEEYRDEETTKGNPKNASLITRLENVEIGTVQSLFTDDTALFPQNGQAIWWEVWLRRGQLEDFQTIAQRLDIMTKSHIHFPERTVTLAMANVEKIQQVLQNSDTVAELRIAKDTPSFFLDMKLIEKEEWVEDLWNRTLPPRDNAVAVCLLDYGVNRRHKLIEKGLDSSDLYTCDPNWGTHDPHNTHGTEMAGLILSDDLFNALQTQGYITLIHRLESVKILPPVGQNDPELYGAITEQAVSRPEIQNPKRKRIFCMAVTSEQPSPNYGTPSSWSAAIDQLSFGEDNFKRLIIISAGNIREEISLSDYLTRNDVATIENPAQAWNALVVGAYTEKVNISHPDFQGWQPVAPWGDLSPKSCTSVSWENQWPIRPDIVCEGGNYASDGENYAQMIDDLCLLTTAHSHNYKLFTYMCDTSCATALASYMAARILSENPKYWPETIRALIVHSAEWTVRMIANFPKKLKQQDKKNLIRRYGYGVPDLDRALKSSNSDLTMVIEDQLTPFKKDGSDIKTDKMNLHSLPWPKEKLEQLGEAKVELRVTLSYFIEPNPGERGYKRKHHYASYGLRFQVKKPLETDDQFRHRINKATRKEEKNISGSKEEDNWFLGPHLRSQGSLHSDIWTGTAVDLASRGMIGVYPVGGWWKEQTQEERHDQPVRYTLIVTIRVPEIECDIYTPVSNLILISQDTPTNIPIETEI, encoded by the coding sequence ATGTCGCAACGTTCTCGCCGTCTTCCTCACTTGTATCTACGGAATAACGATAAATTTCGTGAAAGCGTCAATTATACTTCACCGCTCTCAGTTAATGCTCCACCACCACCCGATCGGAACAGAATAGAACACGCTGCAAAATTAGAACTTGCTATTGGTGAAGCGATTACGAAAGCTCGTCAACAATTAGAATCACGTTTATCGGAAATTGCCGTCGGACAACCCGGATTCTATTTAGAATTTCAGGTAACAAAAGATCAAGCGAATGCTTTTGAAAATTTAGGAGATAAACGCAAAAAAATTGAATTAGTTGCTGTTAAGCCTTCTCCTGACCAAGAAAATATAGTTAAGGCTACCGTTTTTGTACCAGAGTCAGCGACAGAATTTTTTGAGAACAAAGTAGAAGAATATCGTGATGAAGAAACAACAAAAGGAAACCCAAAAAATGCATCCCTAATAACCCGACTAGAAAACGTTGAAATTGGTACAGTTCAATCATTATTTACTGATGATACTGCTTTATTTCCTCAGAATGGACAAGCAATCTGGTGGGAAGTATGGTTACGTCGTGGACAACTTGAAGACTTCCAAACCATTGCTCAAAGACTCGATATTATGACTAAATCTCATATACATTTTCCCGAAAGAACTGTTACTTTAGCTATGGCTAATGTAGAAAAAATACAGCAAGTTCTTCAAAATTCTGATACGGTTGCAGAATTAAGAATTGCTAAAGATACGCCTTCCTTTTTTCTTGATATGAAATTAATTGAAAAGGAGGAATGGGTCGAGGATTTATGGAATCGAACTTTACCTCCTAGAGATAATGCTGTTGCTGTCTGTCTTCTTGATTATGGAGTTAATAGACGACATAAACTGATTGAAAAAGGTCTTGATAGTAGTGATTTATATACTTGTGATCCTAATTGGGGAACTCATGATCCTCATAATACACATGGTACAGAAATGGCGGGTTTAATTCTTTCTGATGATTTATTTAATGCTTTACAAACACAAGGATATATAACGCTTATTCACCGTTTAGAATCAGTTAAAATTCTCCCTCCTGTCGGACAAAATGATCCTGAACTTTATGGCGCAATTACAGAGCAAGCAGTCTCTCGTCCAGAAATACAAAATCCCAAGCGAAAACGTATTTTCTGTATGGCTGTAACTAGCGAGCAGCCATCACCAAATTATGGAACTCCCTCCTCATGGTCAGCAGCAATAGATCAACTATCTTTTGGTGAAGATAATTTTAAGCGATTAATCATTATTTCAGCAGGAAATATCAGAGAAGAAATATCTTTATCTGATTATTTAACCCGCAATGATGTGGCAACAATTGAAAACCCAGCACAAGCTTGGAATGCTCTTGTTGTGGGAGCTTACACTGAAAAAGTTAATATCAGTCATCCCGACTTTCAAGGTTGGCAACCTGTAGCTCCTTGGGGTGATTTATCTCCTAAAAGTTGTACTTCTGTTTCTTGGGAAAATCAATGGCCAATTCGTCCGGATATTGTTTGTGAAGGAGGAAATTATGCCTCAGATGGGGAAAATTATGCACAAATGATTGACGATTTATGCTTATTAACAACTGCTCATAGTCATAACTATAAATTGTTTACTTATATGTGTGATACCAGTTGTGCAACTGCACTCGCTAGTTATATGGCTGCTCGAATTCTTTCAGAAAATCCCAAATATTGGCCAGAAACAATACGCGCTTTAATCGTTCATTCAGCCGAATGGACTGTTAGGATGATAGCTAATTTTCCAAAGAAATTGAAGCAGCAAGATAAAAAAAATTTGATTCGTCGCTATGGATATGGTGTTCCTGATTTAGACAGAGCTTTAAAAAGTTCAAATAGTGATTTAACAATGGTTATTGAAGATCAATTGACACCTTTTAAAAAAGATGGTAGTGACATTAAAACAGACAAAATGAATCTTCATAGCTTACCCTGGCCAAAAGAAAAGCTAGAACAATTAGGAGAAGCCAAGGTAGAACTGAGAGTAACTTTATCGTATTTTATAGAACCTAATCCAGGGGAGCGAGGTTATAAAAGAAAACACCATTATGCCTCTTATGGACTCAGATTTCAAGTAAAAAAACCTTTAGAGACCGATGACCAATTTCGACATAGAATTAATAAAGCTACCAGAAAAGAAGAAAAAAATATTTCTGGCAGTAAAGAGGAAGATAACTGGTTTTTGGGTCCTCATTTAAGGAGTCAAGGTTCACTTCATTCTGATATATGGACAGGAACGGCCGTCGATTTAGCAAGTAGAGGAATGATAGGCGTTTATCCTGTTGGTGGATGGTGGAAAGAACAAACACAAGAGGAACGCCATGATCAACCTGTTCGCTATACATTAATTGTAACGATTCGAGTACCAGAAATTGAGTGTGATATTTACACCCCTGTATCTAATTTAATTTTAATCAGTCAAGATACACCCACTAACATACCAATAGAAACAGAGATTTAA
- the secG gene encoding preprotein translocase subunit SecG, which translates to MTVVLVVQIIWALAAAFLAILVLLHSPKGDGIGGIGGQSQIFTSAKTAEKTLNQVTWALGTVFITLTIVLSAGWLNR; encoded by the coding sequence ATGACAGTGGTGCTGGTAGTACAGATTATTTGGGCGCTGGCGGCGGCCTTTCTGGCGATTTTGGTGTTATTACACAGTCCCAAAGGGGATGGTATTGGCGGTATTGGCGGTCAATCACAGATTTTTACCAGCGCAAAAACGGCGGAAAAAACCTTAAATCAGGTGACTTGGGCCTTGGGGACGGTATTTATCACCCTAACTATTGTACTGAGCGCCGGCTGGTTAAATCGCTAA
- a CDS encoding potassium channel family protein: MKPQIIVCGLGRTGYKIFCLLKQQSAAVAAISDRQMVCEYQSDIIIGDPCSPKTLLQAGLPDAETLVLAIDNDALNLEILTRARIINPKIRIVNRLFNETLGERLDQTLPAHVSMSVASLAAPIFSFAALGNKAIGQLQLFDRLWPIQEIIIEENHPWWGLPLYELWDDPARMLIYYLPAHDEIDLVSAVLSGKKLQTGDHLIIGNKPTIRAKQRFKLQKWLRNLLNLRPYQHYVQPVILVTLSLLGMISLATVTYLSVNQKISLVDSLYFSVGMITGAGGNEKVAESTPDSIKIFTVVMMIVGAGVIGICYALLNDFILGSRFKQFWDATRIPVRNHHIICGLGGIGTRIVRQLHDQGCEVVVIESDPNNRFLHSVRSWGIPVIIEDARLVATLETANINNAESLIVVTYEDMINVEIALTAKAIAPKINLVLRCSQEQFGRSIQEVFDFDTVLCPRDLATYSFAAAALGGRILGNGMTDDLLWVALATLITPNHPFMGQIIKEAAMNADFVPLYLEKQGQTIHGWQLLEITLDQGDILYLTMPAMRLQQVWQNTSLTIPQSFPDLK; this comes from the coding sequence ATGAAACCGCAAATCATCGTCTGTGGATTAGGTCGCACGGGTTATAAAATCTTTTGTTTACTCAAACAACAATCTGCGGCAGTAGCGGCGATTAGCGATCGCCAAATGGTCTGCGAATACCAGTCTGATATTATTATCGGCGATCCCTGCTCTCCTAAAACTCTCCTGCAAGCTGGCCTTCCAGATGCAGAAACCCTAGTTTTGGCCATCGATAACGACGCACTCAATCTGGAAATTCTCACCCGCGCCAGGATAATTAACCCGAAAATTCGGATAGTTAACCGACTATTTAACGAAACTTTGGGAGAAAGACTCGATCAAACCCTCCCTGCTCACGTTAGCATGAGCGTTGCTTCCCTAGCAGCCCCGATCTTTTCCTTTGCTGCCCTTGGTAATAAAGCTATCGGTCAATTACAGCTATTCGATCGCCTTTGGCCAATTCAAGAGATAATTATTGAGGAAAATCATCCTTGGTGGGGATTACCCCTTTACGAACTTTGGGACGATCCGGCCCGGATGTTAATCTATTATCTCCCCGCTCACGACGAAATCGATCTGGTTTCCGCAGTTCTTTCGGGCAAAAAACTCCAAACTGGCGATCATCTCATTATCGGCAATAAACCGACAATTAGAGCAAAACAGCGTTTTAAACTGCAAAAGTGGCTGAGAAATCTACTCAATCTCCGTCCCTATCAGCACTATGTCCAACCAGTAATTCTTGTCACCCTTTCCCTCCTGGGGATGATTTCCCTTGCTACCGTTACCTATCTCAGCGTTAATCAAAAAATTTCCCTCGTCGATTCCCTCTATTTCTCTGTCGGGATGATTACCGGCGCCGGAGGTAACGAAAAAGTGGCCGAATCTACCCCCGATAGTATCAAAATTTTTACCGTGGTCATGATGATTGTCGGTGCGGGGGTTATTGGTATCTGTTATGCTCTCCTCAACGATTTTATTCTCGGTAGTCGCTTTAAGCAGTTTTGGGATGCTACCCGCATTCCCGTCCGCAATCATCACATTATCTGTGGTTTAGGAGGTATCGGCACCCGGATCGTGCGACAATTGCACGACCAAGGCTGTGAAGTGGTGGTGATCGAATCGGACCCCAATAATCGATTTTTGCATTCCGTGCGCTCCTGGGGAATCCCCGTCATCATCGAGGATGCGCGTCTAGTGGCTACCCTAGAAACGGCTAATATTAACAACGCTGAATCTTTGATCGTGGTTACTTACGAGGATATGATTAATGTGGAGATTGCCCTCACTGCTAAAGCGATCGCTCCTAAAATTAATCTAGTTTTACGCTGCTCTCAGGAACAATTCGGGCGATCGATTCAAGAAGTTTTTGATTTTGATACGGTATTATGTCCCCGGGATCTGGCTACCTATTCCTTTGCCGCAGCCGCTTTGGGCGGTAGAATTCTCGGTAATGGCATGACCGATGATCTCCTCTGGGTTGCTTTGGCTACATTAATCACACCTAATCATCCTTTTATGGGGCAAATTATCAAGGAAGCGGCGATGAATGCCGATTTTGTGCCACTTTACCTAGAAAAACAAGGTCAAACTATCCACGGTTGGCAATTACTGGAAATTACTCTCGATCAAGGTGATATTCTTTATCTAACTATGCCGGCTATGCGTTTACAACAGGTTTGGCAAAATACTTCCCTAACTATTCCCCAATCTTTCCCCGATTTAAAATGA
- a CDS encoding NAD(P)H-quinone oxidoreductase subunit 5, producing the protein MEPLYQYAWLVPVLPLVGATLVGAGLISFNEVTNRLRQVNAVLIISTLGASMVLSFALLWSQINGHAPYTQMIDWASAGNFHLKMGYTIDHLSALMSVIVTTVAFLVMIYTDGYMAHDPGYVRFYAYLSIFSSSMLGLVISPNLVQIYVFWELVGMCSYLLVGFWFTRPAAAEACQKAFVTNRVGDFGLLLGMLGLFWATGSFEFDIMGERLEELVSSGAIAGSLAALFAVLVFLGPVAKSAQFPLHVWLPDAMEGPTPISALIHAATMVAAGVFLIARMYPVFEPIPTAMTVIAWTGAFTAFLGASIALTQNDIKKGLAYSTISQLGYMVMAMGIGAYSAGLFHLMTHAYFKAMLFLGSGSVIHGMEDVVGHEPVLAQDMRMMGGLRKYMPITALTFLVGTLAICGIPPFAGFWSKDEILGLAFEANPSLWLIGWATAGLTAFYMFRMYFNTFEGEFRGTNKEIKRRLLANAGAIPAFGPGAMNVKQLDSEAQEEDNDGHHAHEPHESPITMTLPLMILAVPSLLIGLVGKPWQNFFEGFIHVPNEVVEEVHAFDWTEFLIMAGNSVGIALIGITVASLMYLQKKIDPATIAQKFPVLYRFSLNKWYIDNLYDRVFVQGCRRLARQIMEVDYRVIDGAVNLTGLATLVSGEGLKYLENGRAQFYALIVFAAVLGLVIVYSLV; encoded by the coding sequence ATGGAACCGCTTTATCAGTACGCGTGGCTAGTTCCCGTCCTGCCTTTGGTAGGCGCTACCCTAGTGGGCGCGGGCTTAATTTCCTTTAATGAAGTCACCAATCGTCTGCGACAGGTGAATGCTGTATTGATCATTTCTACCCTCGGTGCGTCGATGGTGCTGTCTTTTGCGCTGCTGTGGAGTCAAATCAATGGACACGCTCCCTATACCCAAATGATCGATTGGGCATCGGCGGGTAACTTTCACCTGAAAATGGGTTATACGATCGATCACCTCAGTGCTTTAATGTCGGTTATCGTCACCACCGTGGCCTTTTTGGTGATGATTTATACCGATGGTTACATGGCCCATGACCCCGGTTATGTGCGTTTTTACGCCTATCTGAGCATTTTTAGCAGTTCTATGCTCGGTTTGGTCATCAGTCCTAACCTCGTCCAGATCTACGTTTTCTGGGAATTGGTGGGGATGTGTTCCTATCTGCTAGTAGGTTTCTGGTTCACTCGTCCGGCGGCTGCCGAGGCCTGTCAAAAAGCCTTCGTTACCAACCGCGTCGGCGATTTTGGCTTATTACTGGGAATGCTGGGGCTTTTCTGGGCCACTGGTAGCTTCGAGTTTGATATCATGGGTGAACGTCTAGAGGAATTAGTCTCTTCTGGAGCCATTGCCGGCAGTTTAGCGGCATTATTCGCCGTTTTAGTCTTCCTTGGACCGGTGGCCAAATCAGCCCAATTTCCCCTTCATGTCTGGCTACCGGATGCCATGGAAGGTCCGACCCCGATTTCGGCCCTGATTCACGCCGCCACGATGGTGGCCGCTGGAGTTTTCCTGATTGCCCGGATGTATCCCGTTTTTGAGCCAATTCCCACGGCGATGACGGTAATTGCTTGGACGGGGGCCTTTACCGCCTTTCTAGGGGCAAGTATCGCCCTCACCCAGAATGATATAAAAAAGGGTTTAGCCTATTCCACCATCTCCCAATTGGGTTATATGGTTATGGCTATGGGTATCGGCGCTTATAGTGCCGGGTTATTCCACCTGATGACCCACGCTTATTTTAAAGCGATGTTGTTCCTCGGTTCTGGTTCGGTCATCCACGGTATGGAGGATGTGGTCGGTCATGAGCCGGTTTTAGCGCAAGATATGCGGATGATGGGCGGTTTACGCAAGTATATGCCCATTACTGCCCTAACTTTCCTGGTGGGAACTCTGGCCATCTGTGGGATTCCTCCTTTCGCTGGTTTCTGGTCGAAGGATGAAATTCTCGGTTTAGCTTTTGAGGCGAACCCGTCCTTATGGTTAATCGGTTGGGCCACTGCGGGTTTAACAGCTTTTTATATGTTCCGGATGTACTTTAACACCTTTGAAGGGGAGTTTAGAGGGACTAATAAGGAGATTAAACGCCGACTGTTAGCCAATGCGGGCGCGATTCCGGCTTTTGGACCGGGGGCAATGAATGTTAAGCAATTGGACTCGGAAGCGCAGGAAGAAGACAACGACGGCCATCATGCCCATGAACCCCACGAATCGCCAATTACGATGACTTTACCTCTAATGATTTTAGCGGTTCCTTCTTTGTTGATTGGTTTGGTGGGTAAACCTTGGCAGAATTTCTTCGAGGGTTTTATTCATGTTCCTAACGAAGTGGTAGAAGAAGTTCATGCTTTTGATTGGACAGAGTTTCTGATTATGGCGGGTAATTCGGTGGGGATTGCTTTAATCGGGATTACTGTCGCTTCTTTGATGTATCTCCAGAAGAAAATTGACCCCGCAACTATTGCCCAAAAATTCCCCGTTTTGTATCGTTTTTCCCTGAACAAATGGTACATTGATAATCTCTATGATCGAGTTTTTGTCCAGGGTTGTCGTCGTCTTGCGCGGCAAATTATGGAAGTGGATTATCGGGTTATCGATGGGGCGGTGAATTTAACTGGTTTAGCTACTCTTGTCAGTGGTGAAGGTCTTAAATACCTTGAAAATGGTCGCGCCCAATTCTACGCTTTAATTGTCTTTGCCGCAGTTTTGGGTTTAGTAATTGTCTATAGTCTGGTGTAG
- a CDS encoding AAA family ATPase yields the protein MSTARHILALLKSHVEGEEQQFYSAALQMAAHEARQGHGKLAQEIRELIDQAKASKSVIEKKSDPIPLVQPKGDGFDKLTVNLANLVSVRYPDTRLSDMILTSDLEFRLKRVLTEQRQGKRLREHNLMPRRKLLLVGPPGSGKTMTAEALAGELKLPLFTTLYDSLMGKYMGETASRLKVIFEAMTITKGVYFFDEFDAIGTQRHNSNDVGEIRRILNSFLMFLEQEQGDSLILAATNHPQLLDKALFRRFDDVIEYQLPDAAIIRELIESRLISFEIDWKDWSNILNQANGLAQAEIVRATDDAAKQAVLSNSQKVSEDSLISAIMERKDLNFNE from the coding sequence ATGTCCACCGCTCGCCATATCCTAGCACTTCTAAAAAGTCATGTAGAAGGAGAAGAGCAGCAATTTTATTCTGCTGCCCTACAGATGGCTGCACACGAAGCAAGACAAGGACATGGTAAGTTAGCCCAAGAAATTCGCGAATTAATTGACCAAGCAAAGGCTAGTAAATCGGTTATTGAAAAAAAATCTGATCCAATTCCTTTAGTACAACCAAAAGGAGACGGATTCGACAAGCTCACCGTAAATTTAGCCAATCTGGTTTCGGTCAGATATCCCGATACTCGATTATCGGATATGATTTTAACCTCTGACCTTGAATTTAGACTTAAACGAGTATTAACTGAACAAAGACAAGGAAAAAGACTCAGAGAACATAATCTTATGCCTCGTCGGAAACTGTTGTTAGTAGGTCCACCGGGTTCTGGTAAAACAATGACGGCTGAAGCTTTAGCAGGAGAGCTTAAATTACCTTTGTTTACGACTTTATACGATAGTCTAATGGGCAAGTATATGGGAGAAACGGCTAGTCGTTTAAAAGTGATTTTTGAGGCAATGACAATAACAAAAGGGGTCTATTTTTTTGATGAATTTGATGCGATTGGGACTCAACGTCACAATTCTAACGACGTGGGAGAAATTCGTCGCATTCTCAATTCTTTTTTGATGTTTTTAGAACAAGAGCAAGGGGATAGTTTGATTTTGGCAGCAACTAATCATCCTCAGTTACTAGACAAAGCTCTTTTTAGGCGTTTTGATGATGTAATTGAATATCAGCTTCCCGATGCCGCAATTATTCGTGAATTGATTGAATCTCGTCTTATTTCTTTTGAAATTGACTGGAAAGATTGGTCAAACATTCTTAATCAAGCCAATGGACTCGCTCAAGCTGAAATTGTCAGAGCGACAGATGACGCAGCCAAGCAAGCTGTTTTGTCAAATAGTCAGAAGGTAAGCGAAGATTCTCTGATTTCAGCTATTATGGAACGTAAGGATCTGAACTTCAATGAATAA